A part of Uloborus diversus isolate 005 chromosome 6, Udiv.v.3.1, whole genome shotgun sequence genomic DNA contains:
- the LOC129224344 gene encoding cytochrome P450 2F3-like: MSIATLKLVPLKIKCILSYLQVNKVLPVPHLFHPKMFQDLISLFSEPLVFISTLITVLGIALYHIRNRGLPPGPTGLPYFGVLFSLKDDNNHVQLEEFKKTYGDIFSFTVTGKLYISFGTVKLMREAYLSHFDCFDRTMDYTMLTHVFGDSVGFINGERWKTLKRFFTQAFREYGMVKIQNAMAGPVYDQVQKTMDEFKEANGKPIQLISVFIDRCSTIIRRTIFGEDGISHQELLDLTEAYFIVTKGMTVTKLLMAGPMTRYILFPLISDCRNALSSHRSMVKILKSVIERHESKFDENNVRDVIDSYLKERKDRQAKNDPSATYFSNEALVSSLKQFVGDGISAVAAFIVSFLTGLVEHPEEQDKLYSEISDVVGTDRHPTTEDKSSLPYTNAYIYEVLRTTNFFTMFPSLECTSKTFFVLSDSTMFSCINEITKRKK; encoded by the exons ATGAGCATAGCCACCTTAAAGCTAGTGcctttgaaaattaaatgcatcTTATCTTATTTACAGGTGAATAAGGTACTTCCGGTTCCACATCTTTTCCATCCAAAGATGTTTCAGGACCTAATTTCACTTTTCTCTGAGCCATTAGTATTTATATCAACCCTAATCACAGTTCTTGGGATTGCATTGTATCACATAAGAAACAGAGGATTGCCACCAGGGCCAACGGGACTGCCATATTTTGGggtattattttcattgaaggaCGATAATAACCATGTCCAACTGGAAGAATTCAAGAAGACGTATGGCGATATCTTCAGCTTTACAGTAACAGGAAAACTGTACATCAGTTTTGGAACAGTAAAATTGATGAGAGAAGCATATTTATCTCATTTTGACTGTTTTGATCGAACGATGGACTACACTATGCTGACACATGTTTTCGGAGACa GTGTTGGTTTTATAAATGGCGAAAGATGGAAAACTCTGAAAAGATTCTTTACTCAAGCCTTCAGAGAATATGGCATGGTAAAAATACAGAATGCAATGGCAGGACCAGTTTACGACCAGGTTCAGAAGACTATGGACGAATTCAAAGAAGCAAATGGAAAACCAATCCAGTTGATTTCAGTTTTTATAGACAGATGCTCAACCATTATCCGGCGAACTATTTTTGGAGAAGACGGAATCTCACATCAAGAATTATTGGATTTGACGGAAGCATATTTTATTGTGACAAAGGGAATGACAGTAACAAAGCTCTTAATGGCTGGCCCCATGACAAG ATACATACTCTTTCCCTTGATCTCCGACTGCCGCAATGCCTTATCAAGTCACAGAAGTATGGTAAAGATACTAAAATCGGTTATTGAAAGACATGAAagtaaattcgatgaaaataacgTACGAGATGTAATCGATAGCTATCTAAAAGAGAGGAAAGATAGACAAGCAAAAAATGATCCTTCTGCTACGTATTTTTCTA ATGAAGCATTGGTGTCATCATTAAAACAGTTCGTAGGAGACGGCATTTCAGCTGTAGCTGCTTTTATTGTCTCCTTTCTAACTGGTCTGGTCGAGCATCCTGAAGAACAAGATAAATTGTACTCTGAGATATCTGACGTGGTTGGAACAGACAGGCATCCAACCACGGAAGACAAAAGCAGTTTGCCGTATACAAATGCTTACATCTATGAAGTATTGAGAACTACTAATTTCTTCACTATGTTTCCGAGTTTGGAGTGTACAAGTAAGACATTTTTCGTATTATCGGACAGTACTATGTTTTCTTGTATTAACGAAATtactaagagaaaaaaataa